From Mucilaginibacter gotjawali:
CGATCATCTGGCGCGACCTGGCCATAGAAAACCTTGGCGAATTATACTATGCCTGTAACGAAAACCGCCTGGTTGAGGCTAAAGGCTTTGGTTTAAAAACACAGGACGAGATCCGTAAGGTTATTGAGTTTAATATGGCCAGCAATGGCAAGTTCCTTTACGCCAAAATTGAAGAGGAAGCCAAAAATCTGCTGGATAAAATCAAAGCAATTTTACCGGATTCTTTAATTGAATTTGGCGGCGAATTCAGGCGTTGCTGCGAGATCATTAATAACCTGGTAATTGTTTTGGGTGATAATGACATGGATACCGCATTTAATTCAATTGCGGAATCTGGTATTATTCTCCAACCCATAGTCACCGGAAAACAGCTTAGCGGCGAGCTTGAAAATGGCTTGAAAATCGAATTGTTTTTTGTAGAAAAGCGTTATTTCTATCATGAATTATTTGTTCAAACAGGCGATACAGAACATATAAATGCAGTTTTAGCCCTTGCCGGTGATGTAATTGATCACCCGGAAAGTGAAGAAGTGATCTACAAAACTGCGGGCCTTGAATATATTCCGCCTGAGTTAAGAGAAGGAACAACCTTCATCGAGAAAGCTAAAAACAAGGCCCTACCTATATTGATCCAACTACCCGACCTGAAAGGATCGTTACATAACCACAGCACCTGGAGCGATGGCATCAACACCGTTGAAGAAATGGCGCTTTATTGCCGTGACGAACTGAACCTGGAATACCTGGGCATGTGCGACCACAGCAAAAGCGCTTTTTATGCTAAAGGTTTAAGTATTGAACAGGTGATCAACCAGCAGGAAGAAATTGATCACCTGAATAAAAAGCTGAACGGCTTTCATATTTTTAAAGGAATAGAATCGGATATATTATATGATGGTTCGCTGGATTACCCTGAAGAGATTTTAAAACGCTTTGATTTTATCGTAGCTTCCGTGCACTCCATCCTTAAAATGGATGAGGAAAAAGCAACTTCGCGCCTCATCAAAGCGATTGAAAACCCATATACTACTATATTGGGCCACCCAACAGGAAGGCTGTTACTGAGCCGCAGCGGCTACCCAATCAACTATAAAAAAGTAATTGATGCCTGCGCCGATAATAATGTAGTGATAGAAATAAATGCCAACCCGCTGCGTTTAGACCTCGACTGGCGCTGGCACCAATATGCCCTCGAAAAAGGCGTTTGGCTATCCATCAACCCGGATGCACACCGCAAGGAAGGCTTTTTGGATATGTATTATGGTATATTAGCCGGAAGAAAAGGCGGTTTATACAAAGAAAAATGCCTGAATGCATTATCATTGCAGGAGATAGCCTCTTTTTTTGCAAAAAAGAGGCAGTGATTGGAGATCAGTGATTAGAGATTAGCCCGAAAGTCAGTAAAGTCCGGAAGTCCGAAAGAAGCTGCAACTGACGTTTCGGCAATAATAACCTAATAAGTTATATAGAAGGAATAAAGAATATTGGAACGATCTGCATACCCTGCCACGCCAATGAACTAATGAACTAATGAACAAATGAACTAATGAACTAATGAACTTAATAAGTAAAGTACGTTCCATACAAGCAGCACAAAAAAGACCATCGGTACTGGTAATCGGCGATTTGATGGTTGATCATTATATATGGGGTTCGGCAACCAGGTTATCGCCTGAGGCGCCTGTGCCTGTAGTAAATGTAAAAAAAGAATCGACCACGCTGGGGGGGCAGGTAACGTAGTGCAAAACCTGGTGGCTTTGGGAGCACAGGTATCGGTTGCCGGCGTTATCGGTATTGATGCCTCCGGCAGGCAACTGATTGAAATAATGGCAGGCGAGGGTGTTAAAACTGACACGATTGTTGAAGATGGTTCACGTTCCACCACCATAAAAACCCGCATATTGGTGGGCAGTCATCAATTGGTGAGGGTTGACAGGGAAGTTACTGAACCTATTGCTGCTGAACTGGAAGAAAAACTGATTGCCGGCATTGTCGCAAATATTAATAGCGCAGATATTGTATTGTTATCAGATTATAACAAGGGATTGTTTGCGCCCGGACTTACTCAACGAATTATAAATATTGCCAATGAGCATCAAAAGAAAGTAGTAATTGATCCAAAAGGATTGAATTATGAGAAATATAAAGGTGCCTTCATTATCAAGCCAAACCGTAAGGAACTGGCGGAAGCTGCCAAAACAGAGAAAATAAGCAACCTTGCCGACCTGGAAAATGCAGCGAAAACCATTTTCCTGCAAACAGGTACCGATTACCTCATTGTAACGCTGTCTGAAGAAGGTATGGCGATTATTACCGAGCAAAGCAGTAAACTAATGCCCGTAAAGGCTACCGAAGTTTTTGATGTAACCGGCGCAGGTGATACCGTAATTGCCGTAATTGCCTATTTTACAGCGCTTGGCTTATCCGTTGAAGAAGCCTGCGAACTTGCCAACCACGCCGCAGCAAATGTAGTAAAGCATGTGGGCAGCGCAACAACTACTATTGATGAGATCATCAAAGATATGGAAGGGTATTAGGTTATTGGGTCATTAGGTCATTGCAATGATGGTGATGAAGTGTCCGTCCGTTATACATACGGCCACTTTGGGACAGAGCGGACGGGCTTCATTGGGTCATTAGGTCATTAAAAAATAAATCCGATCCGCCCATTGGCGGACGAAATCCGAAATTCTACTAACATGGTTATAAAAGAATTAAAAGATCATCAGCAGGTAATCCAAAAAGTGATTGACCATTTGGGTGGTGATATTGAAGCAGCTTGTATGATGATCACTGCTGTAATTCAAAAGGGCAATAAGGTGTTGCTGGCAGGCAATGGCGGCAGCGCTGCTGATGCACAACACATTGCAGCGGAATTGAGCGGAAGGTTTGTGAAAGAACGACGCGCTTTACCCGGTATCGCTTTAACAGTTGATACTTCTGCCCTAACCGCTATTGCCAATGATTACGGTTACGAACACGTATTTTCGCGGCAGGTAGAAGCGCTGGCGCAACCCGGTGACCTGTTTATCGGCATTTCAACAAGCGGCAACAGCCAGGGTATTTTAAATGCTTTTGAAGCAGCTACCAAACTGGGTTGCAAAACTTTAGGCTTATCCGGCAGGGATGGCGGCAAGATGAATGACCTATGCGAATTAAACATTGTAGTCCCATCGAATATCACCGCCAGGATACAGGAAATGCATATTTTAATTGGGCATATCCTGTGCAAGGCGGTTGATGATTTATTTTAGATTGATTTTATGCGCACCGATATAGAAAACACCCTTTTAAATAAGATATTGGATCTTCCCTCTATCAAAAACCATGTGCTTACCTGGCAGGCTGAAGGGCAAAAGGTTGTTTTTACCAACGGCGTTTTCGACCTGCTGCACATTGGCCATCTTACTTATATGGCAAAGGCAGCGGAGTTGGGCGACAAACTGATCATCGGCCTAAACTCGGATGCTTCGGTAAAGCGTATTAAAGGTGATGACCGGCCTGTAAACGACCAGAATAGCCGTGCAGCACTATTGGCAGCTTTATTTTTGTTGACGCGATCACCATTTTTGAGGAAAATACCCCTGCAGATCTCATCAAAACATTACTGCCTGATATACTGGTAAAAGGCGCTGATTATGCTATTGAAAATATTGTGGGCGCCAAAGAAGTACTGGCCAACGGTGGCGAAGTAAAAACCATCAATTTTGTAGAGGGCTATTCATCCACCTCTATCATCAATAAAATCAGGAACAGGACATGAAGATTTTGGTGATCAGGTTCAGTTCAATGGGCGATATCATTTACACAACGCCCGTAGTGCGCTGCCTTAAGAAGCAATTACCTAATGCCGAAATTCACTTTTTAACCAAACCCGCGTTTAAATACATCTATGATAACAACCCCTATGTGGATAAATTGCTGTTATTAAAGGATAAGCTTGCCGGTACTATTAATGAGATAAAAGCAGAAAAATACGATTATATCATTGATCTGCATAATAACCTGCGTACAACGCTGATCAAATTCAATGTGCGGGTTAAATCATCCACCTATAAAAAACAGCGGATACAAAAGTGGCTGAGTTTAAAATTCAAACTAAAACTGGTACCGCCGGTGCATTTGGTCGACCGTTATTTAAAAACGGTTGCATTTTTAGGGGTTAAAAATGATGAACAGCCCATTGATTATTATATCAAAGCCGATCATAAATTAAGTAAATTACTGCCGCCATCCTACCGGGATGGCTATATTGCTTTCATTATAGGGGCCACGCATTTTACCAAAAGAATGCCCAACAGCAAGATCATCAGCATATGCAATCAGCTAAAGCACCCGGTTGTTTTGCTTGGCGGAAATGACGTGAAAGCAAATGGCGATGAAATTGCCGCTCAGTCAGATAATGTTTATAATGCCTGTGGCATCACTACCCTTGACGAATCCGTATTCCTGGTATCAAAGGCAAAAAGTGTGATAGGTTTCGATACCGGATTAACCCATATTGCCGAAGCATTTGATGTTCCTATTGCTTCTGTTTGGGGTGGCACGGTGCCCGAACTATTAGGTGTTCAGCCATATAAAGTAAAAGAAGTGCTGATTGCCGGGATCGATCTTGATTGTCGCCCATGCTCCAGGTTCGGGTTGGAAAAATGTCCGCTCGGGCATTTTAAGTGCATGAATGATATGCCTGAGAGGCCTATTGTTGATTTTGCCGACCGGTAAATACCCTTGCCCGCAAAAACTATCCATCTATCTGTACGTTAATAATAAAGCGCGAAGTATATTTAAATAAATCTTCGGTAATTGGGCTTATTTTATTTATTTTACATGATGAAAAAATTGATCCTGATACGGCATGCCAAAGCGGAAAAAGATTCGTTCGGGAAGGATTTTGACAGGCCCCTAAAATACCCAGGTATCCAGGATGCAAGGTTTATGGCCGATCGTCTTAAAGAAAAGGCGATTATACCCCAACTTATCGTAACCAGCCCGGCTTTACGTACCAAAACCACTGCTGAAATATTTGCCGATACTTTTCATTTGCCCGATCCAACTACCAAAAAATCAATTTACGAAGCCAGCAGGGAAGCCTGGTTGAAAGTAATCAACGGATTGCCAGATGAATATGATACCATAGCCGTTGTGGGGCATAATCCCGGCGTTGCCGAAATTTTGAGATATTTAACCGGCGAAGGCAGGGAAGTGCATACTTCTACCACGGCCCTGGTTGAATTTGACATTGATAATTGGGCTGAAGTAACCGGGGATACTGGTAAACTGGTTTTTTATAGTTCGCCAAAGGAGTAGGCATTGGGTCATTGGGTCATTAAGTCATTACAAGGTGGCAATCATGTGTCCGTCCCAAGTTCAGCCAGCCACCTTGTGGACAGGTCCGACCGCACTCTAATCACCCTGTCATTGCGAGCGTAGCGTGGCAATCTCTTCGTTGATAGGTAAACGGTAGTGCAATAGCGACGAGTTTGCTTCGTCGTTCCTCCTTGCAATGACAAATTAGAACTAATCTCTAACCTCCAGTCTCTAATTAACTAATGCAATACGTTTTCCCAGGCAACGACCTGATATACCCCTGCATTTCCATGTTTAAAAGGTTCATTGCAAGTAAGCTTGTAGGTAAATTGGCTTTTATGGTGAGGTCGTCAATAGCAACAGGTGTGCTGCTTTGTTTCAAAATATCAAATATCAATTGCTCTTCCGCCGAAAGATCTATCGGCAGCATAAATTGTTCCGCTGGTTTCAGGTTATCTGCTTTTTCCCATCCCAGGCTATATGCCAGGTCTGCCACACAGGTAAGCAGTGCTGCTTTATTATTACGGATCAGGAAGTTACATCCCTCGGAGTAATCGTCTCCTACCCTGCCCGGGAAGGCAAACACATCCCGGTTATAGGAGTTGGCAATTTCCGCTGTAATTAATGCGCCACCTTTTATCCCGGCTTCAATCACCACCGTTGCATCTGCCATGCCGGCAACAATGCGGTTGCGTTGCGGGAAGTTTTCCCTGTCGGGGATGGTGCCCGATAGGTATTCAGATAATAATCCGCCGTTATCAAGCATTTTTTCGGCTGTTGCCCTGTTCTGGCTCGGATACATCCTGTCGAGCCCATGCCCCAGTACGCCTACGGTCGGTACATTCAGCTTTACGCACTCTTTGTGCGCTGTAACATCAATCCCCAAAGCCAAACCGCTTACTATGAGTATATTGTATTGCTTTAGCTCTTCTACCAGCTCACGGCACAGGTGTTTGCCATATTCGGTGGCGTTACGGGTGCCAACAATACTTATAACATGCTGCATGTTTAAATTGGCATTCCCCTTCGAGAATAACAAAATCGGCGAATCATTGCAGTTTTTCAGGCGTTTGGGATACCTGCCATCCGTATAAAAAATAATATCTATCCCGTTCTTTTCCACAAATTTTAATTCTGCTTCGGCTTTGGTAAGCGATTCCTTAAAGTTAAGCTGGCTGATGGTCTTCTCGCCGATACCCGGTACACGCAGCAATTTATAGTTAGGTGCGTTAAAAACATTTTCGGCATCGCCAAAATGACTAACCAATAGTTTTGCCAGTGATGGGCCTATATTATTTAAAAGCGTTAACGCAACCTGGTGCAATTGTGACATAAGTAAAGATATATGGCACTAAAATATAAAAATCCTAAGAATTTTAGCAAAAAAAAGCATCCAAATGCCCTTAAAGTAACCAAAAGAACATTTGAGTGAAATTGCCGTGTAAAGGCGGCTCCTGACGGAGCCTACAATTTCAGATGGACAATTCTATAAACAGGCGACTCCTAACGGAGTTAACCAAACGCCTCACCAATTGGATATTGGCTTCAGCGAAGCCACCTGTTTATAGAAAAATGGCTAAAAAGGTTTACGGCTCCGTTAGGAGCCTCCTCCTACCGACCGTTTTGAAGCGACTTTTAATACGTTTGCCTCGAGGAAAATTCCTTATCTTTTTATTGTTCATTCATTTTCAGAAAAAACTATAAAAATAGTTTGCAAACTATAAAAATAGTTTTACCTTTACTTAACTATAAAAATAGTTTGCTATGCATATTAAAGAATTAACAAAAGCCGAAGAGCAGGTAATGCAAATTTTATGGCAATTAAAGGAAGCCATTGTGAAAGACATCATTGAGGAAATGCCTGAACCAAAGCCTGCCTATAACACCGTTTCAACCGTGGTAAGGGTATTGGAGGGCAAAGGATTTATCGACCATAAAGCCTATGGCAACTCCCACGTTTACTTTCCGGCGGTGCAGGAGGCTGATTATAAAAAGTTTACGTTTGATAAGATGATGAAAAACTATTTCAACAACTCTTACCAAAGCCTGGTATCCTTTATTGCCGATGAAAAAAAGCTTGACCTGAATGAACTTGATGAATTAACCCAATTGTTAAACAACCTTAAAAACGAAAGATCATGAACTGGCTGCAATACCTGCTGGAGGCTAATTTATACCTGGGTGTATTTTACCTTGTTTATTGTTTGCTTTTAAACAGGGAAACCTATTACCTGTTTAACCGCGCTTATTTGCTGTTTAGCTGCGTAATCTCCTTTGTTTTACCGCTGGTGCAGCTGGGCTTCCTGCGGCGCGACCAATCTGTTCAAACTGTGTCGTACGTTATTGCTGCACACGGCGCCAATAACTATGATAAAGCGGCACAATTTGCCTGGGCAGATTATTTTACTTTGCAAAACTGTGTGTTGGGCGTATACCTGTTGGGTGCAGTTATTTTTACTGTCCTGCTCATCATTAAACTTACCCGTTTG
This genomic window contains:
- a CDS encoding DNA polymerase/3'-5' exonuclease PolX, which codes for MENKPIARKLRLLSQLMELHEVNPFKVKSMANAAFKVDKLPFSAKNKTTEDLEKIDGIGKSTAAKITELLETGTMAELEEMLDKTPAGVVEMMGIKGIGPKKVAIIWRDLAIENLGELYYACNENRLVEAKGFGLKTQDEIRKVIEFNMASNGKFLYAKIEEEAKNLLDKIKAILPDSLIEFGGEFRRCCEIINNLVIVLGDNDMDTAFNSIAESGIILQPIVTGKQLSGELENGLKIELFFVEKRYFYHELFVQTGDTEHINAVLALAGDVIDHPESEEVIYKTAGLEYIPPELREGTTFIEKAKNKALPILIQLPDLKGSLHNHSTWSDGINTVEEMALYCRDELNLEYLGMCDHSKSAFYAKGLSIEQVINQQEEIDHLNKKLNGFHIFKGIESDILYDGSLDYPEEILKRFDFIVASVHSILKMDEEKATSRLIKAIENPYTTILGHPTGRLLLSRSGYPINYKKVIDACADNNVVIEINANPLRLDLDWRWHQYALEKGVWLSINPDAHRKEGFLDMYYGILAGRKGGLYKEKCLNALSLQEIASFFAKKRQ
- a CDS encoding bifunctional heptose 7-phosphate kinase/heptose 1-phosphate adenyltransferase, which encodes MQNLVALGAQVSVAGVIGIDASGRQLIEIMAGEGVKTDTIVEDGSRSTTIKTRILVGSHQLVRVDREVTEPIAAELEEKLIAGIVANINSADIVLLSDYNKGLFAPGLTQRIINIANEHQKKVVIDPKGLNYEKYKGAFIIKPNRKELAEAAKTEKISNLADLENAAKTIFLQTGTDYLIVTLSEEGMAIITEQSSKLMPVKATEVFDVTGAGDTVIAVIAYFTALGLSVEEACELANHAAANVVKHVGSATTTIDEIIKDMEGY
- a CDS encoding D-sedoheptulose 7-phosphate isomerase; translated protein: MVIKELKDHQQVIQKVIDHLGGDIEAACMMITAVIQKGNKVLLAGNGGSAADAQHIAAELSGRFVKERRALPGIALTVDTSALTAIANDYGYEHVFSRQVEALAQPGDLFIGISTSGNSQGILNAFEAATKLGCKTLGLSGRDGGKMNDLCELNIVVPSNITARIQEMHILIGHILCKAVDDLF
- a CDS encoding adenylyltransferase/cytidyltransferase family protein; the protein is MRTDIENTLLNKILDLPSIKNHVLTWQAEGQKVVFTNGVFDLLHIGHLTYMAKAAELGDKLIIGLNSDASVKRIKGDDRPVNDQNSRAALLAALFLLTRSPFLRKIPLQISSKHYCLIYW
- a CDS encoding glycosyltransferase family 9 protein is translated as MKILVIRFSSMGDIIYTTPVVRCLKKQLPNAEIHFLTKPAFKYIYDNNPYVDKLLLLKDKLAGTINEIKAEKYDYIIDLHNNLRTTLIKFNVRVKSSTYKKQRIQKWLSLKFKLKLVPPVHLVDRYLKTVAFLGVKNDEQPIDYYIKADHKLSKLLPPSYRDGYIAFIIGATHFTKRMPNSKIISICNQLKHPVVLLGGNDVKANGDEIAAQSDNVYNACGITTLDESVFLVSKAKSVIGFDTGLTHIAEAFDVPIASVWGGTVPELLGVQPYKVKEVLIAGIDLDCRPCSRFGLEKCPLGHFKCMNDMPERPIVDFADR
- a CDS encoding SixA phosphatase family protein: MMKKLILIRHAKAEKDSFGKDFDRPLKYPGIQDARFMADRLKEKAIIPQLIVTSPALRTKTTAEIFADTFHLPDPTTKKSIYEASREAWLKVINGLPDEYDTIAVVGHNPGVAEILRYLTGEGREVHTSTTALVEFDIDNWAEVTGDTGKLVFYSSPKE
- the dprA gene encoding DNA-processing protein DprA, with the protein product MSQLHQVALTLLNNIGPSLAKLLVSHFGDAENVFNAPNYKLLRVPGIGEKTISQLNFKESLTKAEAELKFVEKNGIDIIFYTDGRYPKRLKNCNDSPILLFSKGNANLNMQHVISIVGTRNATEYGKHLCRELVEELKQYNILIVSGLALGIDVTAHKECVKLNVPTVGVLGHGLDRMYPSQNRATAEKMLDNGGLLSEYLSGTIPDRENFPQRNRIVAGMADATVVIEAGIKGGALITAEIANSYNRDVFAFPGRVGDDYSEGCNFLIRNNKAALLTCVADLAYSLGWEKADNLKPAEQFMLPIDLSAEEQLIFDILKQSSTPVAIDDLTIKANLPTSLLAMNLLNMEMQGYIRSLPGKTYCIS
- a CDS encoding BlaI/MecI/CopY family transcriptional regulator produces the protein MHIKELTKAEEQVMQILWQLKEAIVKDIIEEMPEPKPAYNTVSTVVRVLEGKGFIDHKAYGNSHVYFPAVQEADYKKFTFDKMMKNYFNNSYQSLVSFIADEKKLDLNELDELTQLLNNLKNERS